In Haloimpatiens massiliensis, the following are encoded in one genomic region:
- the nifS gene encoding cysteine desulfurase NifS, translating to MENNKRVYMDYAATTYTKPEVLEAMIPYFTQEFGNPSSIYSLSRETKKAIDLARERVSKVINCEPAEVFFTGGGSEADNWALKGIAFANKHRGNHIITTKIEHHAILHTCEFLARNGFEITYLPVDEEGKIRIEDLKNAITDKTILVSIMYANNEIGTIQPIKEIGEICREKRIFFHTDAVQAIGHEKIDVKDMKIDLLSMAAHKFYGPKGVGVLYIRKGVRIDNLVHGGGQERGRRAGTENIAGIVGLGKAIELADENLEKEQERLSKLRDKLINGLLKVPYTRLNGPIGKDRLAGNVNICFRFIEGESILLLLDAKGICASSGSACTSGSLDPSHVLLAIGLPHEIAHGSLRLTLGEKTTEEDVDYVLEVVPNIVQRLRDMSPLWDDFLKKGDK from the coding sequence ATGGAAAACAATAAAAGAGTTTATATGGATTATGCGGCTACTACATATACAAAGCCAGAAGTTTTAGAGGCGATGATTCCTTATTTCACACAGGAATTTGGAAATCCATCATCCATATATTCATTATCAAGAGAAACAAAAAAGGCTATAGATTTAGCAAGAGAAAGAGTTTCTAAAGTTATAAATTGTGAGCCAGCAGAAGTGTTCTTTACAGGTGGAGGTTCTGAGGCAGATAACTGGGCTTTAAAGGGAATAGCTTTTGCAAATAAACATAGAGGAAATCACATAATAACTACTAAAATAGAGCATCATGCTATACTTCATACATGTGAATTTTTAGCCAGAAATGGTTTTGAAATAACCTACCTTCCAGTAGACGAAGAAGGTAAAATTAGAATAGAAGATTTAAAGAATGCTATAACAGATAAGACGATATTGGTTTCAATAATGTATGCAAATAATGAGATAGGAACTATACAACCGATAAAAGAAATAGGTGAAATTTGCAGAGAAAAGAGAATATTCTTCCATACAGATGCAGTTCAAGCTATAGGTCATGAAAAAATAGACGTTAAAGATATGAAAATAGACTTATTATCTATGGCAGCTCATAAATTTTATGGACCTAAGGGTGTGGGAGTTTTATATATAAGAAAGGGCGTAAGAATAGACAACTTAGTTCATGGTGGTGGACAGGAAAGAGGCAGAAGGGCAGGAACTGAAAATATAGCTGGTATAGTTGGACTTGGAAAAGCTATAGAATTGGCAGATGAAAACTTAGAAAAAGAGCAAGAAAGACTTTCTAAGTTAAGAGATAAATTAATAAACGGACTTTTAAAGGTTCCATATACTAGATTAAATGGACCAATAGGGAAAGACAGACTTGCAGGAAATGTGAATATTTGTTTTAGATTTATAGAAGGTGAATCAATACTTCTTCTTTTAGATGCTAAGGGCATATGTGCTTCTAGTGGAAGTGCTTGTACATCTGGATCTTTAGATCCATCACATGTACTACTTGCTATAGGGCTTCCTCATGAAATAGCTCATGGTTCTTTAAGATTGACTTTGGGAGAGAAAACCACAGAAGAAGATGTAGATTATGTACTAGAAGTGGTACCTAATATAGTTCAAAGATTAAGAGATATGTCACCATTATGGGATGACTTTTTAAAGAAAGGGGATAAATAA
- a CDS encoding RrF2 family transcriptional regulator yields MKLSTKGRYGVKAMVDLAINYGKNPVSIKSISERQDISEYYLEQLFSPLRKAKLIKSIRGAQGGYVLNREPKDITIFDIMEILEGPVEISGCLEGNKCNNIECCATRLLWKKIKESIDSVTTSVTLQDIVDDYKRMNEK; encoded by the coding sequence ATGAAATTATCTACTAAAGGTAGATATGGGGTAAAAGCTATGGTGGATTTAGCCATAAATTATGGGAAAAATCCTGTATCTATAAAGTCTATTTCAGAAAGGCAGGATATATCTGAATACTATTTAGAACAGTTATTTTCACCTTTAAGAAAGGCAAAACTTATAAAGAGTATTAGAGGTGCACAAGGTGGATATGTTTTAAATAGAGAACCAAAAGACATAACTATCTTTGATATAATGGAAATTCTAGAAGGACCAGTAGAAATATCTGGTTGTCTAGAAGGAAATAAATGTAACAATATTGAGTGTTGTGCTACTAGGCTTTTATGGAAAAAAATAAAGGAAAGCATAGATAGCGTAACCACGTCAGTAACTTTACAAGATATTGTAGATGATTATAAAAGAATGAATGAAAAGTAG
- the nifU gene encoding Fe-S cluster assembly scaffold protein NifU yields MMYSDKVLEHFYAPRNVGVLPNADAVGEYGDPKCGDVMKFYFIIEDNIIKDVKFKAFGCGSAIASASIATEIIKGKTLEDAWNITNKSVIEALEGLPPSKVHCSVLAEQTIHKAINNYRQFKGLELWQDKYNHEEIQ; encoded by the coding sequence ATGATGTATAGTGACAAAGTCTTAGAACATTTTTATGCTCCTAGAAATGTTGGGGTACTGCCTAATGCAGATGCTGTAGGAGAATATGGAGACCCAAAGTGTGGGGATGTTATGAAATTTTATTTTATTATAGAGGATAATATAATAAAAGATGTTAAATTTAAAGCTTTTGGATGTGGTTCTGCTATAGCATCAGCTAGCATAGCTACAGAAATTATAAAGGGTAAAACACTAGAAGATGCTTGGAATATAACTAATAAATCTGTTATTGAAGCATTAGAGGGGTTACCACCTTCAAAGGTGCATTGCTCAGTGTTGGCAGAACAAACTATACACAAAGCAATAAATAATTATAGGCAATTTAAGGGATTAGAGCTTTGGCAGGATAAATATAATCATGAAGAAATTCAATAA
- a CDS encoding replication-associated recombination protein A yields the protein MKPLADSIRPSSIEEVVGQEHLLGKGKILNKMLSSGKITNSIFYGPPGVGKTTVANLMAKVSNKSFYKLNATNASLSDIKDIVEELDSLMNLNGIILYLDEIQNFNKKQQQSLLEFMENGKITLIASTTENPFHYVYKAILSRAAVFEFKPIEERHIEAALNRALSIAQKEFKNIDINAEEKVLSYIAKLSDGDVRRAINILEICINTTDIDENGILNINEGIVKNCCPAKILNYDVNGESHYDILSAFQKSIRGSHVDASLHYLARLIKVGDLISICRRLLVIASEDIGLAYPNAINIVKACTDSAMQLGFPEAKIPLSEAVILLATAPKSNSALLAIDRALEDLDKKYISEIPANIRDGHYKGAESLGRMQNYKYPHDYPNNYIEQNYMPSSIEGNIYYEAGNNKMEINAKKYWDKIKKL from the coding sequence TTGAAACCTTTAGCGGATAGTATACGCCCAAGTTCTATAGAAGAGGTGGTGGGACAAGAACATCTTTTAGGAAAGGGTAAAATATTAAATAAAATGTTATCTTCAGGAAAAATAACTAATAGTATATTTTATGGGCCACCGGGAGTTGGAAAGACTACTGTAGCTAATTTAATGGCAAAAGTGTCTAATAAAAGTTTTTATAAATTAAATGCTACTAATGCTTCTTTAAGTGATATTAAGGATATTGTAGAAGAGTTGGATAGTTTAATGAATTTAAATGGAATCATACTTTATTTGGATGAGATACAGAACTTTAATAAAAAACAGCAGCAATCTTTATTAGAATTCATGGAAAATGGCAAGATAACTTTAATAGCCAGTACTACAGAAAATCCATTTCATTATGTGTATAAGGCTATTTTAAGTAGAGCAGCAGTTTTTGAATTTAAGCCTATAGAAGAAAGGCATATAGAAGCTGCATTAAATAGGGCTTTAAGTATAGCTCAAAAGGAATTTAAAAACATAGATATAAATGCAGAAGAAAAGGTGCTTTCTTACATAGCTAAATTAAGTGATGGAGATGTGAGAAGAGCTATTAATATTTTGGAAATATGTATAAATACAACAGATATAGACGAAAATGGTATTTTGAATATAAATGAAGGAATAGTTAAAAATTGTTGCCCTGCAAAAATACTAAATTATGACGTAAATGGTGAAAGTCATTATGATATTTTAAGTGCTTTTCAAAAGTCTATAAGAGGAAGTCATGTGGATGCATCTTTGCATTATTTAGCTAGATTAATAAAAGTAGGAGACTTAATATCTATATGCAGAAGATTATTAGTTATAGCATCAGAAGATATTGGACTTGCATATCCTAATGCTATAAATATAGTAAAAGCCTGTACAGATTCAGCTATGCAGTTAGGTTTTCCAGAGGCTAAGATACCTCTTTCCGAGGCTGTAATACTTTTAGCCACAGCACCAAAATCCAACTCGGCATTGTTGGCTATAGATAGAGCATTAGAGGATTTGGATAAAAAATATATTAGCGAAATACCAGCTAATATAAGGGATGGTCACTATAAAGGTGCTGAGAGTTTAGGCAGAATGCAAAACTATAAATATCCTCATGATTATCCCAATAATTATATAGAGCAGAATTATATGCCAAGTAGTATTGAAGGTAATATATATTATGAGGCAGGCAACAATAAGATGGAAATAAATGCTAAAAAATATTGGGATAAGATAAAAAAACTATAA
- the nifU gene encoding Fe-S cluster assembly scaffold protein NifU, producing the protein MIYSEKVMEHFTNPRNVGEIQDANGVGEVGNPKCGDIMKIYLKVEDDIIKDVKFKTFGCGSAIASSSMATELIKGKRVEEAWELTNKAVAEALDGLPPVKMHCSVLAEQAIHKAINDYRKGKGLELWDYEEKDAHDHEHGEE; encoded by the coding sequence ATGATATATAGTGAAAAAGTAATGGAGCATTTTACAAATCCAAGAAATGTAGGAGAAATACAAGATGCCAATGGAGTGGGAGAAGTTGGCAATCCTAAATGTGGCGATATAATGAAAATTTATTTGAAAGTTGAAGATGATATTATTAAAGACGTTAAATTTAAAACCTTTGGATGTGGATCCGCTATAGCATCATCTAGTATGGCTACGGAACTTATAAAAGGGAAAAGGGTAGAAGAAGCTTGGGAACTAACTAACAAGGCTGTAGCTGAAGCTCTAGACGGGCTTCCACCTGTAAAAATGCACTGTTCAGTTTTAGCAGAGCAAGCTATACACAAAGCTATAAATGATTATAGAAAAGGTAAGGGATTAGAGCTTTGGGATTACGAAGAAAAAGATGCCCATGATCACGAGCATGGAGAAGAGTAA
- a CDS encoding RNA-guided endonuclease InsQ/TnpB family protein gives MKKLKKAYKIEIKPTEEQTTKIHQTIGVSRFIYNFYIAHNKEVYEKEKKFISGMDFSKWLNNEYIPNNTDKIWIKEVSSKATKQAIMNGEKAFKKFFDGKASFPKFKKKKNQDVKAYFPKNNKTDWTIERHRVKVPTLGWIRLKEFGYIPVNSMVKSGTVNQKADRYFVSILVEEAIKVDNKPYSEGIGVDLGLKNFAICNNGLTKKNINKTKTVKKAEKKLKREQRKLSRKYESLKLRNKKEKGEATRQNIQKQIVKVQKLHQRLTSIRNDYINKTVNELIKQKPSFITIEDLNVSGMMKNRHLAKAVAGQKFYEFRTKLISKAKQNGIEIRIVNRFYPSSKVCSCCGAYKKDLKLSDRVYKCSCGLSIDRDLNASINLANVKEYKIA, from the coding sequence ATGAAGAAGTTGAAAAAAGCATACAAAATAGAGATTAAACCAACAGAAGAACAGACAACTAAAATTCATCAAACTATTGGTGTAAGTAGGTTCATATACAATTTTTATATTGCTCATAATAAAGAAGTTTACGAAAAAGAGAAAAAATTTATTAGTGGTATGGATTTTTCTAAATGGCTTAATAATGAGTATATTCCTAATAATACCGATAAAATTTGGATTAAAGAAGTATCCTCTAAAGCTACTAAACAAGCCATTATGAATGGAGAAAAAGCTTTTAAAAAGTTTTTTGATGGTAAAGCAAGTTTTCCTAAATTTAAGAAAAAGAAAAATCAAGATGTTAAAGCTTACTTTCCAAAGAACAATAAAACAGATTGGACTATTGAAAGACATAGAGTTAAAGTACCAACTTTAGGCTGGATTAGATTAAAAGAATTTGGATACATTCCAGTTAACTCTATGGTTAAAAGTGGTACAGTAAATCAAAAAGCAGATAGATATTTTGTTTCAATTTTAGTTGAAGAAGCTATTAAAGTAGATAATAAACCTTACTCAGAAGGAATAGGCGTAGACCTTGGACTAAAGAATTTTGCAATTTGTAATAATGGCTTAACTAAAAAGAATATTAACAAAACTAAAACAGTTAAAAAAGCAGAAAAGAAACTAAAACGTGAGCAAAGAAAGCTTTCAAGAAAATATGAAAGTTTAAAATTAAGAAATAAAAAAGAGAAAGGAGAAGCTACTCGTCAAAATATCCAAAAACAAATAGTCAAGGTACAAAAACTTCATCAAAGACTTACAAGTATAAGAAATGATTATATAAATAAAACAGTGAATGAGTTAATAAAACAAAAACCAAGTTTTATAACTATTGAAGATTTAAATGTAAGTGGAATGATGAAGAATAGACATTTAGCTAAAGCGGTTGCTGGGCAAAAGTTTTATGAATTTAGAACTAAGCTTATTTCAAAAGCTAAACAAAATGGCATTGAGATAAGAATAGTTAATAGATTCTATCCAAGTAGTAAAGTGTGTAGCTGTTGTGGAGCATATAAGAAAGATTTAAAACTATCTGATAGAGTTTACAAATGCAGTTGTGGGCTTTCTATTGATAGAGATTTAAATGCTTCAATAAATTTAGCTAATGTTAAAGAATATAAGATAGCTTAA
- a CDS encoding HNH endonuclease, whose translation MKRCIVCGEAGERHHIVFKNAGGFDFPLNFIYLCSEHHRGKNGPHKNRIVDLKYKINMQNALFSKLNEKYYSINDIIKILSINPRQAKVLISNLSKYSEGYKAEDIIKKLMGGKFYYEFMIDEDYHDWWNVPEKEIFLKK comes from the coding sequence TTGAAAAGATGCATTGTATGTGGAGAGGCAGGAGAAAGACATCATATTGTATTTAAAAATGCAGGTGGATTTGATTTTCCGTTAAACTTTATATATCTATGCTCAGAGCATCATAGAGGAAAAAATGGACCTCATAAAAACAGAATTGTAGATTTAAAATATAAGATTAATATGCAAAATGCATTGTTTAGTAAATTAAATGAAAAATACTATAGTATAAATGACATTATAAAGATTCTAAGTATAAATCCAAGGCAGGCTAAAGTGCTAATAAGTAATTTATCAAAATATAGTGAAGGATATAAAGCTGAGGATATTATAAAAAAGTTAATGGGTGGTAAATTTTATTATGAATTCATGATAGATGAGGATTATCATGATTGGTGGAATGTACCAGAGAAAGAGATATTCTTAAAGAAATGA
- the mnmA gene encoding tRNA 2-thiouridine(34) synthase MnmA: protein MKKKVVIGMSGGVDSSVAAYLLKEQGYDVIGIMMRLAPDIKEYEECETSCCSLSAVDDARKVADKLEIPFYVMNFKSEFEEQVIKPFVSEYKEGRTPNPCIACNKHVKFQAFLRKARAIGAEYIATGHYARIEKEGERHLLKKACDPKKDQSYVLYNLTQEQLAHTLMPCSKYTKEEIRAIAEKIGLKVHNKRDSQEICFIPDNNHGKFIENYTNSNSKQGNFVDKEGNILGKHKGIVHYTIGQRKGLGIALGRPVFVSDINPVTNEVTLGDEQDIFKTELLATDMNFIPFDSLEKPMEVEAKIRYSSKPARAIIIPEKEGKVRVVFDQKQRAITKGQSVVFYQDDLVVGGGIIEKII from the coding sequence ATGAAAAAAAAAGTTGTCATAGGTATGAGTGGAGGAGTGGATAGCTCTGTAGCTGCATATTTGTTAAAAGAGCAAGGTTATGATGTAATAGGTATAATGATGAGGTTAGCTCCAGATATTAAGGAGTATGAGGAATGCGAAACCAGTTGCTGTAGTTTATCTGCAGTGGATGATGCGAGAAAAGTTGCAGATAAATTAGAAATTCCATTTTATGTTATGAATTTTAAGAGTGAATTTGAAGAACAGGTTATTAAGCCTTTTGTAAGTGAATATAAAGAAGGCAGAACTCCAAATCCCTGCATAGCATGTAATAAGCATGTTAAGTTTCAAGCATTTTTAAGAAAAGCTAGGGCTATAGGAGCTGAATATATTGCTACAGGTCATTATGCTAGAATAGAAAAAGAAGGAGAAAGACATCTTCTCAAAAAGGCATGTGACCCAAAAAAAGATCAAAGCTATGTATTATATAATTTAACACAGGAACAGTTAGCGCATACATTGATGCCTTGTTCTAAATATACAAAAGAGGAAATAAGGGCTATAGCGGAGAAAATAGGCCTTAAGGTTCATAACAAAAGGGATAGTCAAGAAATATGTTTTATACCAGATAATAATCACGGAAAGTTTATAGAAAACTATACTAATAGTAATAGTAAACAAGGTAATTTTGTAGATAAAGAAGGAAATATTTTAGGAAAGCATAAAGGAATAGTACACTATACCATAGGACAAAGAAAAGGATTAGGAATTGCTTTAGGTAGACCTGTATTTGTATCAGATATAAATCCTGTTACTAATGAAGTTACTTTAGGAGATGAACAGGATATATTTAAAACAGAACTTTTAGCTACAGATATGAATTTTATTCCTTTTGATTCTTTAGAAAAACCTATGGAAGTAGAAGCTAAGATAAGATATTCTTCAAAACCTGCAAGGGCCATAATAATTCCAGAAAAAGAAGGAAAAGTTAGAGTGGTCTTTGACCAAAAGCAAAGAGCAATTACTAAAGGACAATCAGTAGTGTTTTATCAAGATGATTTAGTAGTTGGCGGTGGGATAATCGAAAAAATAATATAG
- a CDS encoding IS607 family transposase, whose product MKNNNYKPNEFAELINVSVRTLQRWDNEGILKAFRTPTNRRYYTYEQYKEFKGITSSEKRTIIYTRVSTSNQKDDLKNQVEFLKQYANAKGIIVDEIIEDYGSGLNYNRKKWNKLIDQCMTSEISTIIVTHKDRFVRFGFEWFERFLEKFNVKIIVVNNESLSPSEELVQDIISILHIFSCRIYGLRKYKKKIKEDEEVEKSIQNRD is encoded by the coding sequence ATCAGTTAGAACATTGCAAAGATGGGATAACGAAGGAATATTAAAAGCATTTAGAACACCAACAAATAGAAGATATTATACTTACGAACAATATAAAGAGTTTAAAGGAATAACATCTTCTGAAAAAAGAACAATTATATATACAAGGGTTTCAACTTCTAATCAAAAAGATGATCTAAAAAATCAAGTTGAGTTTCTTAAACAATATGCTAATGCAAAAGGAATTATTGTAGATGAAATTATAGAGGATTATGGAAGTGGATTGAACTATAATCGTAAGAAATGGAATAAACTAATAGACCAGTGTATGACTTCTGAAATAAGCACTATAATAGTAACTCATAAAGATAGATTTGTACGTTTTGGATTTGAATGGTTTGAAAGATTTTTAGAGAAATTTAATGTAAAAATAATAGTAGTAAATAATGAAAGTCTATCACCATCAGAAGAATTAGTTCAAGATATAATTTCCATACTTCATATTTTTAGTTGCAGAATTTATGGCTTAAGAAAATATAAGAAAAAGATAAAGGAAGATGAAGAAGTTGAAAAAAGCATACAAAATAGAGATTAA
- a CDS encoding SGNH/GDSL hydrolase family protein translates to MKIVCIGDSLTYGFGVMKRHTWIEILKEKLEIRFVNKGINGDTTAGMLSRSYEDIILNYPDKVIIMGGTNDFILGYDLKRVQENVIFLAKEANEHGIEPIIGIQIPTEPKLAREKWTKEVDYENVNKKIVDYRNRIIEACKFNGYKYIDFYKEFVHELKDNGDCRYYTDGIHPNYEGHKIMARSAEKLIVSKTEK, encoded by the coding sequence ATGAAGATTGTATGTATTGGTGATAGTTTAACTTATGGCTTTGGTGTTATGAAAAGACATACTTGGATTGAAATATTAAAAGAAAAATTAGAGATACGCTTTGTAAATAAGGGAATAAACGGAGATACTACAGCAGGAATGTTAAGTAGATCTTATGAGGATATTATTTTGAATTATCCAGATAAAGTTATAATCATGGGAGGTACTAACGATTTTATTTTAGGTTATGATTTGAAAAGAGTTCAAGAAAATGTAATTTTTTTGGCTAAGGAAGCAAATGAACATGGCATAGAGCCAATAATAGGGATACAAATACCTACGGAACCTAAATTGGCAAGGGAGAAATGGACTAAAGAAGTAGACTATGAAAATGTCAATAAAAAAATAGTAGATTATAGGAATAGAATAATAGAGGCTTGTAAATTTAATGGATATAAATATATAGATTTTTACAAGGAATTTGTTCATGAACTAAAGGACAATGGAGATTGTAGATATTATACCGATGGTATACATCCTAATTATGAAGGACATAAGATAATGGCTAGAAGTGCTGAGAAGCTTATAGTCTCCAAGACAGAAAAATAA